From Oncorhynchus nerka isolate Pitt River unplaced genomic scaffold, Oner_Uvic_2.0 unplaced_scaffold_2348, whole genome shotgun sequence, the proteins below share one genomic window:
- the LOC135567222 gene encoding centrosomal protein of 76 kDa-like — MSLPPEKASELKQIIHNHLIKMNIHRKIRDVLAETVREDLDPGHSSLSEEDFLRALQRRGIVDDVMKDLHFSKGL, encoded by the exons ATGTCTCTGCcaccggagaaagcatctgaACTAAAGCAGATCATACACAACCATCTGATCAAG ATGAACATCCATAGGAAGATCAGGGATGTGTTGGCGGAGACCGTGAGAGAGGATCTAGACCCTGGACATAGCTCTCTGTCTGAGGAGGACTTCCTCCGGGCTCTGCAACGCAGGGGAATCGTAGACGATGTCATGAAGGATCTTCATTTCTCCAAG